One genomic window of Lagenorhynchus albirostris chromosome 17, mLagAlb1.1, whole genome shotgun sequence includes the following:
- the LOC132507811 gene encoding myelin P2 protein: protein MSNKFLGTWKLVSSENFDDYMKALGVGLATRKLGDLAKPRVIISKKGDIITIRTESTFKDTEISFKLGQEFEETTADNRKTKSVVTLARGSLNQVQKWNGKETTIKRKLVDGKMVVECKMKDVVCTRIYEKV, encoded by the exons ATGAGCAACAAATTCTTAGGCACCTGGAAACTTGTCTCCAGTGAGAACTTTGATGATTACATGAAAGCTTTGG GTGTGGGATTAGCCACCAGAAAACTGGGAGATTTGGCCAAACCAAGagtgatcatcagcaaaaaagggGATATTATAACTATAAGAACTGAAAGTACCTTTAAAGATACAGAGATCTCCTTCAAGCTAGGCCAGGAATTTGAAGAAACCACAGCTGACAATAGAAAGACAAAG AGCGTTGTAACTTTGGCAAGAGGCTCGTTGAATCAAGTACAGAAATGGAATGGCAAAGAGACAACAATAAAGAGAAAGTTGGTGGATGGAAAAATGGTAGTG gaatgtaaGATGAAGGACGTGGTCTGCACCAGAATTTATGAGAAGGTCTGA
- the LOC132507940 gene encoding fatty acid-binding protein 9-like yields the protein MTEPFLGTWKLVSSENFDEYMKQLGVSAAVQNLAGLTKPRITISADRNKVNIKTESSFKITEIGIITLDGGSMIHFQKWLGKETTIKRQIVDGKMVVEYIMNNIVSIGIYKKV from the exons ATGACTGAGCCCTTCTTGGGAACCTGGAAACTGGTCTCCAGTGAAAACTTTGATGAATACATGAAACAACT AGGAGTGAGTGCTGCAGTCCAGAACCTTGCTGGGTTGACAAAGCCAAGAATCACTATTAGCGCCGACAGGAATAAGGTTAACATCAAAACAGAAAGTTCTTTCAAAATTACtgagatcgg AATCATAACATTAGATGGTGGCTCAATGATTCATTTCCAAAAATGGCTTGGCAAAGAGACAACAATCAAAAGACAAATTGTAGATGGAAAAATGGTAGTG GAATATATCATGAATAATATTGTCAGCAttggaatctacaaaaaggtaTGA